A window of Choloepus didactylus isolate mChoDid1 chromosome 23, mChoDid1.pri, whole genome shotgun sequence contains these coding sequences:
- the LOC119519528 gene encoding COMM domain-containing protein 6-like — translation MEGPSKPLLDAESQVTNQLIEFQWKLGMAVSSDSCRSLKYPYVAAMLKVADHSGQAKNKSFEMTIRQFQSFYRQFKEIAAIIETV, via the coding sequence ATGGAGGGGCCTAGCAAGCCGCTGCTAGATGCTGAGTCTCAGGTCACCAACCAGCTCATAGAATTTCAATGGAAACTGGGTATGGCTGTGAGTTCTGACAGTTGCAGATCTCTTAAATATCCTTATGTTGCAGCCATGCTAAAAGTGGCAGATCATTCAGGCCAAGCAAAGAACAAGTCCTTTGAAATGACAATTCGACAGTTTCAGAGTTTCTATAGACAGTTCAAGGAAATTGCAGCAATTATTGAAACTGTGTAA